A single region of the Microbulbifer sp. MKSA007 genome encodes:
- a CDS encoding MBL fold metallo-hydrolase codes for MPVRETFNYQGLDAIRVGRVNMGVNTTFVVYRLNGTVIDTGPSNQWKYVKPFIQSAPLKQLLLTHHHEDHSGNAGAIQKLTGVQAVAPDLTIGILKKGFRIPPMQKFFWGTAGKAEVAPLPEEVYIGEEKVVPVFSPGHAKDMTCYLLPERGWLFSADLFIANYLKFLRIDEDVPTLVKSIKGALDHSFDVILCPHRGVVEDGWQQLSKKYEYLLNLSGEAQELTQQGFSLEEVTQRLLGKEGLFSALTGYNFCKRNLIASCLTVNLEEMPRF; via the coding sequence ATGCCAGTACGTGAAACCTTTAATTATCAAGGCTTAGATGCTATTCGCGTCGGCCGAGTCAATATGGGTGTTAATACAACCTTTGTTGTTTATCGCCTCAATGGAACCGTAATTGATACAGGTCCCAGCAATCAGTGGAAGTATGTCAAGCCGTTTATACAAAGCGCACCGCTAAAGCAGTTATTGCTGACTCATCACCACGAAGACCATAGTGGCAATGCCGGCGCTATCCAGAAACTTACCGGTGTGCAGGCGGTGGCCCCGGATCTGACTATTGGTATATTAAAAAAAGGCTTCCGAATTCCCCCGATGCAGAAGTTTTTCTGGGGAACTGCGGGAAAAGCGGAGGTGGCACCTCTTCCAGAGGAAGTCTACATTGGTGAAGAAAAAGTGGTTCCAGTATTTAGTCCCGGGCATGCAAAGGATATGACCTGCTATTTACTGCCTGAGCGCGGCTGGCTGTTTAGCGCTGATTTATTTATTGCCAACTACTTAAAGTTCCTGCGTATTGATGAAGATGTCCCTACATTAGTGAAAAGTATAAAGGGGGCCCTGGATCATTCATTTGACGTTATCCTTTGCCCTCATAGAGGTGTGGTGGAGGATGGTTGGCAGCAGTTGAGTAAAAAATATGAGTACCTGCTTAATCTATCTGGAGAGGCGCAGGAGTTGACGCAACAGGGATTTTCCTTGGAAGAGGTTACACAGCGCTTACTTGGAAAAGAGGGATTATTCAGTGCTTTGACGGGATATAACTTTTGCAAGAGGAATTTGATTGCTTCTTGTTTGACAGTTAACTTGGAAGAGATGCCCCGCTTCTAA
- a CDS encoding fibronectin type III domain-containing protein gives MDQDRDSIELEPYDDVYTYIFQIDTTRPDKPVVDLATIPVLHESNKSEVSLSGRREENTSIWINGIEQVVNGSGDWAGTYSLPEGESILSIAAIDLSGNTSDLVQLKFYIDTIAPSVTSVYPTGLHSISPQVVALNVLEAGSGIDLETSKLIIKRNDISLSGSIDFFEDQIQFTPQAPFIDGDYEITAQVADKLGNISSQRTYTFTLDYTPPVAPVLDAFPQVTTVNAQVFSGTKEADSEILVNGNLTAVNSSSTSWSTEVALLQGDNEISFTVRDAAGNVSDPSVAQIRYDNTPPGVVSPVIDPSGSGTEVTLDWSNYNEFDNGNDIAEYRIYQSAANFTDIAGKTPVATVAQGSKLYRVEGLPRGTAMHFAVVAYDSQGLFNPSVSSIAVTPVDTVAPDEITNLVVTPGADNLMLSWNPSANSAEDLAGYRVAFTESDRVDDIPLSSLADPQALVQYQVTGLSAATSYPLRVYVYDNDGNSSSGITDSGTTLLPNPSSVTVEAKSSRIDLQWSSVSPYSLLKNYAVYVEENTFSSISGMHYQSLRSKGSESDTEHSWSMAGLENDKTYYVAVVSVNNSSGSEQLVTPVAVTPVADTDGPVISVAEYQQGGQVLDLNTAPELSQDGNFKITATDDSGVARVEFYLDGKLEGTEYTAITNVFTHDIALLNLADGDHGLTVKIYDIWENVIIEQYQFSVALAAPTAPQITSPSEGWLTNSEQVTIYGTAEKQTQVQVYLEGVPTGYSDTVDNYGNFQVDISLQEGENSITVAAEYPGRGGYGAQSDVRKVNLDTDIPDAPSNVTVIERELGQISLSWDAVSSNDSNNQIAGYNVYRSNAEFTSVLEGERINSQLLTELKHSDLPTEDGEYFYAVTAVNEAATEGSLSSLVEAKADSEGPHALQVSYQTNGLVDSASGRHGPGTVEVTVQFDEPLRNQPYFAMAPDGGVPVAVELSKDYSNDTLYTGSFIIEPGMMSGTAYAVMSAHDNVGNRGTVIEQGTSLLIDAEGPEVIALTLNPGEPLKVHEQDGLQVEVILQLSDEVKAGAMPELLPLVGNTVVPGLESGIILNRDAQSTQGQPLWVGSFTLPASVGQDEEGNPTVDTLRFSFLAEDDLENQSDKIRVANYFQVYQGDLPPLEIPQSLQATALPGGEVALQWDSVEDARYVLYRKAEGDADFTEVLRLSETSTQDTLPTDGNYYYGIASERRSNDQIAVSSMSVPVKVGADSILPAAPTELALELNGAGIVATWQAPSVDIEGSSENGETLTYNLYRLALAEGENATHETLQSVGPLQTGIPDTIALDKAPSESEHAYVITALDEAGNESAPSVTAYLNFGLLPVSDLSIQVDANGSPQLQWNHSGSAISGYRVYVGEEGSLQEITSGLISHSGNPTSFVDSDFSAAEQGVNAERRYTVVAEDSLGATSIGHSLLLPALSVEVVESKEGESAIKRGVMNEVRFRVQNRGSGDISGVKLFATVNDNGTAREHQSVAFSVAAGGLVEIPIIIGGYDKLDTISDIQLRLEQSPLPGETIFINTADQVLVGDAALRLDLETDTLYRGGVGKVRFTLENTSAVETEVLVARSNGSVTSDEVRIRIEDTDSNLLALQSVQQFTGNVITVASGETVARVQPGKTFVSDWIEVAIPAAAPDDVTITLEIDQFRYHTGKDTQVAIQGNGTRIQASLQETAYYGELDTVAPQQVYGTEEVITITGRALDRDSDAALSNVPLSLVMELRGFERSASVITDATGNFSYQFDPQGQSGNWLVSVIHPDSLSRPVQGEFAVLTSSVTPGQLSVNIPRNYTQEMPITVTAGHGTALSDVRLESVAAPGEEQIQIPSGLHLDLGSVIELAEQEKGVINLSLSGDNLAPDQGYLYFQVLASVNGIEQSLENVALEYNLAESRPAINFTPSYVDSGVALGGTTTETIELKNTGFDTLRNTTLSLVDGEGNPAPTWVRVEGTAALGDLEIGEGRDINIAFSPDNTVPQGNYEYRLVVEGDGGYSFTLQLFVAVVTSEIGNAFFHISDIYTATLDENNTLIPGLTGAKIELQNEQVLSETRTINSDANGEAFLQDLPAGRYAYRVTAFDHESVSGRLWVKPGATVAEDVFLMNQIVSVEWQVNEINLEDRYEITLEATFETQVPVAVVMLDPISVTLPDMQKGDVFSGELSLTNYGLIGAESMIDKLPTGNDTVSFEFLAEVPETLEAGEVVYIPYRITALRDFNPNEDGEASGAGCGGHSYQYQVSYQSQCANGQIVPGGTSTRWGTASYGSCGGGGGGGGGGGGYYYGGGGGGGTSYGGGYSSIGGNDSLRCVPDPACDDPVCNKDNSPQ, from the coding sequence ATGGATCAAGATAGAGATTCTATCGAATTAGAACCTTATGATGATGTGTATACATACATATTTCAAATAGATACAACGAGGCCAGATAAGCCAGTTGTAGACCTGGCAACCATTCCGGTGCTTCATGAGTCTAATAAGTCAGAGGTTAGTCTATCTGGTAGACGTGAAGAAAATACCTCGATTTGGATAAATGGTATTGAACAGGTTGTTAATGGAAGCGGTGATTGGGCTGGAACTTACTCATTACCAGAGGGTGAATCAATTCTTAGTATCGCTGCTATAGACTTGAGTGGAAATACATCTGATTTAGTTCAATTGAAGTTTTATATAGATACAATTGCTCCTTCAGTAACAAGTGTATACCCCACTGGACTTCATAGCATCTCACCACAAGTTGTCGCGTTAAATGTATTAGAAGCGGGATCTGGTATTGATCTGGAAACCAGTAAACTAATTATTAAACGCAATGATATTTCTCTATCCGGTTCCATAGATTTCTTCGAGGATCAGATTCAATTTACTCCCCAAGCACCATTTATTGATGGTGATTATGAGATTACTGCTCAGGTAGCCGATAAGTTAGGTAATATTTCTTCACAACGTACTTATACTTTTACCCTGGACTACACGCCGCCAGTGGCACCAGTATTGGATGCATTTCCGCAGGTTACTACCGTTAATGCTCAAGTATTTTCCGGTACTAAAGAAGCGGATAGTGAAATATTGGTGAATGGCAACCTGACCGCTGTTAACTCATCTAGCACCAGCTGGAGTACCGAAGTTGCTCTTTTGCAAGGGGATAATGAAATTTCATTTACGGTACGCGACGCTGCAGGAAATGTTAGTGATCCATCAGTTGCACAGATTCGTTATGATAATACTCCTCCCGGGGTAGTAAGCCCGGTAATTGACCCCAGTGGTAGTGGTACTGAGGTGACCCTGGATTGGAGCAACTATAACGAGTTCGATAATGGCAATGACATAGCTGAGTATCGAATCTATCAAAGTGCGGCTAACTTTACTGATATCGCCGGTAAAACTCCGGTAGCGACAGTAGCACAGGGATCTAAGCTGTATCGGGTTGAGGGGTTGCCACGCGGAACGGCGATGCATTTTGCTGTTGTGGCTTATGATTCCCAGGGATTATTTAATCCATCGGTAAGTTCTATTGCAGTGACACCGGTTGATACCGTTGCACCAGATGAAATTACTAATTTAGTTGTGACACCAGGTGCAGATAACCTGATGCTGAGCTGGAATCCTTCTGCTAATTCTGCCGAAGATTTGGCGGGCTACCGTGTGGCATTTACTGAGAGTGATCGAGTGGATGATATTCCACTGTCGTCTTTGGCTGATCCCCAGGCACTGGTTCAATATCAAGTTACTGGTTTAAGTGCGGCTACTTCATATCCGTTACGTGTTTACGTTTACGATAATGATGGTAACAGCTCCAGCGGTATTACCGATTCCGGTACTACCCTATTGCCTAATCCGTCATCGGTCACTGTTGAGGCGAAGAGCAGCCGAATTGACCTTCAGTGGTCCAGTGTTTCCCCATATTCGCTTTTAAAAAATTATGCAGTATATGTAGAAGAAAATACTTTCAGTAGTATTTCGGGTATGCATTATCAATCACTGCGCAGTAAAGGGAGTGAATCTGATACTGAACACAGCTGGTCTATGGCTGGTTTGGAAAACGACAAGACCTATTATGTGGCAGTGGTGTCGGTGAATAATTCCAGTGGCTCTGAACAACTGGTGACACCGGTTGCGGTAACCCCTGTAGCAGATACCGACGGACCAGTAATTAGTGTTGCGGAGTACCAGCAGGGTGGTCAGGTTTTGGATCTAAATACTGCACCGGAATTATCGCAGGATGGTAATTTTAAAATCACGGCAACTGACGATTCAGGAGTAGCTCGTGTTGAGTTTTATTTGGATGGCAAGTTGGAAGGGACAGAGTACACAGCCATAACCAATGTCTTCACCCATGATATTGCGCTGCTTAATTTAGCTGATGGTGATCATGGGTTAACCGTAAAAATCTATGATATTTGGGAAAATGTAATAATTGAGCAGTATCAATTTAGTGTGGCCCTGGCTGCACCTACTGCCCCGCAAATTACTAGTCCATCCGAAGGCTGGTTAACCAATAGCGAGCAGGTAACAATTTATGGTACTGCTGAAAAACAAACCCAAGTTCAGGTTTATCTTGAGGGTGTGCCTACCGGTTATTCTGATACTGTCGATAATTACGGCAACTTCCAGGTAGATATTTCTCTGCAAGAGGGTGAAAACTCAATTACTGTAGCGGCTGAATACCCAGGTCGTGGAGGGTATGGTGCCCAAAGTGATGTGCGTAAAGTTAACCTGGATACCGACATCCCTGATGCGCCAAGCAACGTGACGGTGATAGAGCGAGAGCTGGGCCAGATCTCCCTTTCCTGGGACGCAGTAAGCAGTAATGACAGTAATAACCAAATAGCGGGCTATAACGTTTATCGTTCCAATGCTGAATTTACTTCGGTACTTGAAGGGGAACGGATTAATTCACAGCTATTAACCGAATTGAAACACAGTGACTTACCGACAGAAGATGGCGAATACTTTTATGCTGTTACTGCGGTTAATGAAGCGGCTACAGAGGGCAGTCTGTCCAGTTTGGTAGAAGCAAAGGCTGATAGTGAAGGCCCCCATGCGTTACAAGTGAGCTACCAGACAAACGGCTTGGTGGATAGCGCTAGTGGTCGCCATGGGCCGGGTACGGTAGAAGTAACCGTGCAATTTGATGAGCCATTACGCAATCAACCCTATTTTGCTATGGCGCCAGATGGTGGTGTGCCTGTCGCAGTAGAACTCAGCAAAGACTACAGCAATGACACTCTATATACCGGTAGCTTTATTATCGAGCCAGGCATGATGTCAGGTACCGCTTATGCAGTGATGTCTGCCCACGATAATGTGGGTAATCGCGGCACCGTTATTGAACAGGGTACCAGCCTGTTGATTGATGCTGAGGGCCCTGAAGTTATTGCTCTTACACTAAATCCCGGAGAGCCCTTAAAAGTTCACGAGCAGGATGGTTTGCAAGTGGAAGTGATATTGCAGCTGAGTGATGAAGTTAAAGCTGGGGCAATGCCTGAGCTGCTACCACTGGTGGGCAACACCGTGGTGCCCGGATTGGAATCTGGAATTATCCTTAATCGAGACGCCCAGTCTACTCAAGGACAGCCACTGTGGGTGGGCAGCTTTACCCTGCCAGCCTCTGTCGGCCAGGACGAGGAGGGCAATCCCACTGTAGATACGCTGCGCTTTAGTTTCCTGGCAGAGGATGATCTGGAGAACCAAAGCGATAAAATACGAGTGGCAAACTACTTCCAGGTTTATCAGGGTGACTTGCCACCTCTTGAAATTCCGCAGAGTTTGCAAGCTACTGCATTACCTGGCGGTGAGGTGGCGCTACAGTGGGATTCTGTTGAAGATGCTCGTTATGTTTTGTACCGCAAGGCCGAAGGAGATGCAGACTTTACGGAAGTTTTGCGTCTTTCTGAAACGAGTACTCAAGATACCTTGCCCACTGATGGTAACTACTATTACGGTATTGCCAGTGAACGCCGTAGTAACGACCAGATCGCAGTGAGTTCAATGAGTGTACCTGTCAAAGTGGGTGCCGATAGCATTCTGCCGGCAGCGCCAACGGAGCTGGCACTGGAGTTAAATGGGGCAGGTATCGTCGCTACTTGGCAGGCCCCCAGCGTCGACATTGAGGGTAGCTCCGAAAATGGAGAAACACTGACTTATAACCTCTATCGATTGGCGTTGGCCGAAGGGGAAAATGCTACTCATGAAACTCTGCAATCGGTAGGTCCTCTGCAAACGGGTATCCCCGATACCATTGCCTTGGATAAGGCACCCAGTGAAAGTGAGCATGCCTATGTGATAACCGCCTTGGATGAGGCGGGTAATGAATCTGCTCCCAGTGTGACGGCTTATCTCAATTTTGGTCTTTTACCGGTCTCCGACTTGAGTATTCAGGTAGACGCCAATGGCAGTCCCCAATTGCAGTGGAATCACTCTGGTAGCGCGATTTCTGGCTATCGAGTTTATGTTGGAGAAGAGGGAAGTCTGCAGGAAATCACCAGTGGTTTAATTTCCCATAGTGGCAATCCCACGAGTTTTGTAGATAGTGACTTCAGTGCGGCGGAGCAGGGTGTAAATGCTGAGCGACGCTACACCGTAGTGGCTGAAGATAGTCTGGGAGCTACAAGTATTGGCCACAGCTTGTTATTACCGGCACTCTCAGTGGAAGTGGTTGAATCGAAGGAAGGTGAGTCAGCCATTAAGCGCGGTGTGATGAATGAGGTGCGTTTCCGAGTACAAAATCGCGGTAGTGGCGATATTAGCGGTGTCAAACTCTTTGCGACTGTTAATGATAATGGCACGGCCCGCGAGCACCAGTCTGTAGCCTTTAGTGTGGCTGCAGGTGGGCTGGTAGAAATTCCTATAATTATCGGTGGTTACGACAAGTTGGATACTATCAGTGATATTCAATTGCGTCTGGAACAATCTCCGCTTCCAGGAGAGACGATATTTATTAATACCGCCGATCAGGTTCTCGTTGGGGATGCGGCGTTGCGCTTGGATCTGGAAACCGACACTCTCTATCGCGGTGGTGTTGGGAAAGTCCGCTTTACTCTGGAAAACACATCCGCAGTAGAAACTGAGGTGCTGGTGGCACGCAGCAACGGCAGTGTAACTTCCGATGAAGTACGTATACGAATTGAAGACACGGATAGCAACCTGCTTGCACTTCAATCGGTACAGCAATTCACCGGTAATGTGATTACGGTAGCCAGTGGTGAAACCGTGGCACGTGTCCAGCCAGGCAAGACTTTTGTCTCTGACTGGATTGAAGTGGCTATCCCTGCAGCTGCACCGGATGATGTCACAATCACTTTAGAAATTGATCAGTTCCGCTACCACACTGGAAAAGATACCCAGGTGGCAATTCAAGGTAATGGCACTCGCATCCAGGCTTCACTTCAGGAAACTGCTTACTATGGTGAGTTGGATACTGTAGCTCCGCAGCAAGTTTATGGGACCGAGGAAGTTATCACTATTACCGGGCGAGCCCTCGACCGCGATAGTGACGCTGCCCTGAGTAATGTGCCTTTGTCTTTGGTTATGGAATTGCGTGGCTTTGAGCGCAGCGCTTCAGTCATTACCGATGCCACTGGTAATTTCTCTTACCAGTTTGATCCGCAGGGACAAAGCGGTAATTGGCTGGTCTCCGTTATCCATCCGGACAGCCTCTCTCGTCCTGTTCAAGGTGAGTTTGCAGTACTAACTTCTTCAGTAACGCCTGGGCAACTGAGCGTAAATATTCCACGTAACTACACCCAGGAAATGCCGATTACAGTGACGGCTGGCCACGGTACAGCGCTGAGTGATGTGCGTCTGGAATCGGTGGCTGCACCGGGTGAAGAGCAAATACAAATTCCCAGTGGCTTGCACCTGGACTTGGGGTCTGTCATTGAGCTGGCGGAGCAGGAGAAAGGAGTTATAAATCTTTCGCTCTCTGGCGATAACCTGGCCCCGGATCAGGGCTACCTATATTTTCAGGTATTGGCATCAGTAAATGGTATTGAGCAGTCCCTGGAAAATGTAGCCCTGGAATACAACTTGGCGGAGAGCCGCCCGGCTATAAATTTCACTCCCTCTTATGTGGACAGCGGTGTTGCCTTGGGTGGAACAACGACAGAAACCATCGAGTTGAAAAACACAGGGTTCGATACGCTGCGCAATACCACCCTGAGTTTAGTAGATGGTGAAGGTAATCCGGCACCTACATGGGTAAGAGTTGAGGGTACGGCCGCACTGGGGGATTTGGAAATTGGTGAAGGCCGCGATATCAATATCGCATTCAGCCCAGATAATACTGTGCCTCAGGGAAATTATGAATATCGCCTGGTAGTTGAAGGGGATGGTGGTTATAGCTTCACCTTGCAGTTGTTTGTGGCTGTAGTGACCTCGGAAATCGGCAATGCGTTCTTCCATATCAGTGATATCTACACGGCAACCCTGGATGAAAATAATACGCTCATCCCAGGTTTGACGGGTGCCAAGATCGAGCTGCAAAACGAGCAGGTACTATCTGAAACTCGCACTATCAATAGTGATGCCAACGGTGAAGCATTCTTGCAAGATCTGCCTGCAGGTCGTTATGCCTATCGTGTCACTGCCTTTGATCATGAAAGTGTATCCGGTCGACTCTGGGTTAAACCCGGGGCCACAGTTGCGGAAGATGTTTTCCTGATGAATCAAATCGTTAGTGTGGAATGGCAGGTGAATGAAATTAACCTGGAAGACCGCTACGAGATTACCTTGGAAGCTACCTTTGAAACCCAGGTCCCCGTAGCCGTAGTTATGCTTGATCCCATCAGTGTGACTCTGCCGGATATGCAAAAGGGCGATGTATTTAGCGGGGAGTTGAGTCTCACTAACTATGGATTGATAGGTGCGGAATCAATGATTGATAAATTACCTACCGGTAACGATACCGTGTCCTTCGAGTTTCTTGCCGAAGTACCAGAGACTTTAGAGGCAGGAGAGGTTGTGTATATACCGTACCGTATTACTGCCCTAAGGGACTTTAATCCGAATGAAGATGGCGAGGCTAGTGGTGCAGGTTGCGGTGGCCACAGTTATCAGTATCAAGTGAGCTATCAGAGTCAATGTGCCAATGGGCAAATAGTTCCAGGCGGCACTTCTACCCGCTGGGGCACGGCCTCGTATGGTTCTTGCGGTGGCGGTGGCGGTGGCGGTGGCGGTGGCGGGGGTTATTACTACGGAGGCGGAGGTGGCGGCGGTACTAGTTACGGTGGTGGCTATTCGTCTATTGGCGGTAATGACTCACTGCGTTGTGTGCCTGATCCAGCCTGTGATGACCCGGTATGTAATAAGGATAACAGCCCTCAGTAG
- a CDS encoding NAD-dependent succinate-semialdehyde dehydrogenase, protein MLKLKNPALLRNQSYINGQWIDADSGDTFDVLDPATGKAVARIANLGADETRRAIEAADKAWPAWRDTPVKERAKILRRWYELIIANADDLAIILTAEQGKPLTESRTEIVYGANYVEWFAEEAKRVYGDVISPPSSDKRLLVIKQSIGVTCSVTPWNFPSAMIARKMAPAIAAGCPFIAKPASETPLSALALAVLAEEAGIPPGVFNIVAGDKAPEIGAEMTANPLVRKFTFTGSTAVGKLLQAQCAATMKKTSMELGGNAPFIVFDDADIGEAVKGAIVCKYRNAGQTCVCANRIFVQEGVYEEFAQKFSAAVNQLSMGSGFDSGVDMGPMITTKAVKKTESLVEDALQKGAQTLVAGGPSTMGECFYSPVVLGGATDQMHLFKEEIFGPVAPLYKFSSEEEVIKMANDTEFGLASYFYSRDIGRIWRVAEGLEYGMVGINEGIISNEMAPFGGVKESGQGREGSKYGIEDYLEIKYLCVGGIDK, encoded by the coding sequence ATGTTGAAGCTGAAGAATCCTGCATTGCTGCGCAACCAGTCCTATATCAATGGCCAGTGGATTGACGCTGATTCTGGCGATACCTTCGATGTGTTGGACCCGGCAACTGGCAAGGCGGTTGCCAGAATCGCCAACTTGGGGGCAGATGAGACTCGCCGTGCTATAGAAGCTGCTGATAAAGCCTGGCCTGCCTGGCGCGATACTCCGGTAAAAGAAAGAGCGAAAATTCTCAGACGCTGGTATGAGCTGATAATTGCTAACGCTGATGACCTAGCCATTATTTTGACCGCAGAGCAAGGCAAGCCACTGACAGAGTCCCGTACCGAAATTGTGTATGGTGCTAATTATGTCGAATGGTTTGCGGAAGAAGCCAAGCGCGTCTACGGGGATGTTATTAGCCCGCCTTCCAGTGATAAACGGCTCTTGGTTATCAAGCAGTCGATTGGTGTGACCTGTTCTGTAACGCCATGGAATTTCCCCAGCGCTATGATCGCACGCAAAATGGCTCCCGCTATTGCCGCAGGCTGTCCATTTATTGCCAAGCCCGCCTCCGAAACACCTCTATCCGCACTGGCTCTCGCAGTTCTCGCTGAGGAAGCGGGAATCCCCCCAGGTGTTTTTAATATTGTCGCAGGGGATAAGGCACCGGAGATTGGCGCAGAAATGACGGCCAATCCATTAGTGCGGAAATTTACTTTTACCGGTTCTACCGCTGTCGGAAAATTGCTGCAAGCCCAGTGTGCAGCAACCATGAAAAAAACCTCTATGGAATTGGGAGGTAATGCCCCATTTATTGTTTTTGATGATGCTGACATTGGCGAAGCCGTAAAGGGCGCAATTGTTTGTAAATATCGCAATGCCGGTCAAACCTGTGTATGCGCTAATCGCATTTTCGTGCAAGAAGGTGTTTACGAAGAATTTGCACAGAAATTTTCCGCTGCGGTAAACCAGCTTTCCATGGGCAGTGGTTTTGATAGCGGTGTCGACATGGGTCCTATGATTACCACCAAAGCAGTGAAGAAAACGGAATCTCTGGTGGAAGATGCGCTGCAAAAAGGCGCGCAAACCCTAGTTGCTGGTGGTCCCAGTACTATGGGGGAGTGCTTTTATTCTCCTGTAGTATTGGGTGGGGCCACCGATCAAATGCACTTGTTCAAAGAAGAGATCTTCGGTCCGGTAGCTCCGCTATATAAATTCTCCTCTGAAGAGGAAGTCATTAAAATGGCCAACGATACGGAATTTGGTCTGGCTTCTTATTTTTACTCCAGGGATATCGGTCGTATTTGGCGTGTTGCAGAGGGACTTGAATACGGTATGGTCGGTATCAATGAGGGTATTATTTCAAACGAAATGGCACCCTTTGGCGGTGTAAAAGAATCCGGGCAGGGGCGCGAGGGCTCAAAATACGGTATTGAGGATTACCTGGAAATAAAATATCTGTGTGTCGGCGGTATTGATAAGTAG
- the tsaA gene encoding tRNA (N6-threonylcarbamoyladenosine(37)-N6)-methyltransferase TrmO, with the protein MVVEPIARVHSCFGEKFGVPRQPLLADASRASIVLLPPLDTPDAVAGLEQNSHIWVVFQFHQAAGQWSAKVRPPRLGGNKKLGVLATRSPFRPNNIGLSVVRLLEVRTSPKVELIVAGADLVDGTPVLDIKPYVPYADALTHAQSEFADAAPVQIPVTIPEPVLNKAKAYRDDWGTDLPRLIEQVLSQDPRPAYQKTDPQRIYGMQLCEFNLRWRYTDAGIEVVALE; encoded by the coding sequence ATGGTTGTAGAGCCTATTGCGCGGGTGCATTCCTGCTTTGGAGAAAAGTTTGGAGTACCCCGCCAGCCACTATTGGCGGATGCCAGTCGCGCCAGTATTGTGTTGTTACCTCCCCTGGATACGCCAGATGCAGTTGCCGGTCTGGAGCAAAATAGCCATATCTGGGTAGTGTTCCAATTTCACCAAGCCGCTGGGCAGTGGTCAGCTAAAGTGCGCCCGCCCCGTTTGGGCGGCAATAAGAAACTGGGTGTACTCGCCACTCGCTCGCCCTTTCGTCCCAATAATATCGGGCTGTCAGTAGTTCGTCTTCTGGAGGTGCGCACCTCTCCTAAAGTGGAGTTGATAGTTGCCGGGGCAGATTTGGTCGATGGTACGCCAGTGTTGGATATTAAACCCTATGTTCCCTATGCGGATGCGTTAACGCATGCGCAAAGTGAATTTGCTGACGCAGCTCCAGTGCAAATTCCCGTTACTATCCCCGAGCCAGTTCTGAATAAAGCCAAAGCCTACCGCGATGACTGGGGTACAGATCTCCCCCGTTTAATTGAACAGGTGTTATCCCAGGATCCAAGACCGGCATACCAAAAGACCGACCCTCAGCGCATTTATGGCATGCAATTGTGTGAATTCAATTTGCGTTGGCGTTATACCGATGCCGGAATAGAAGTGGTGGCACTGGAATAA
- a CDS encoding transglutaminase-like domain-containing protein has product MQDKKYQVKFSLLACLLGAIVFACFWVYKQVEPNDAIYKTIQTIRYSFEVSNRSNRYIASPVFSAFAPVEQNSYQKTESINANFPFELKVDQSGNQALLFDLPGLAPFSSQVVNITAVVKLADKPQPSTLEDPRYLGSEPGIETKAPEIVSLASKLNGNPEKISSWLYRNIRDIGYVAEDRGASYAITARQGDCTEFASAFVALTRSSNIPARMVGGFTIDSSGRLFAENYHNWAEYKANDQWEIADPQNNILNAGYGSYVAFYNFDEYSRLKNSQRFLIYDKRLSVQMQ; this is encoded by the coding sequence GTGCAAGATAAGAAGTACCAAGTTAAGTTTAGTCTGCTCGCCTGTTTACTGGGAGCGATAGTATTTGCTTGCTTTTGGGTATATAAGCAAGTTGAACCCAATGATGCAATATATAAAACTATCCAAACGATACGTTATAGTTTTGAAGTTAGTAATCGGTCGAATCGATATATAGCGAGCCCCGTTTTCAGTGCGTTTGCACCGGTAGAGCAAAATTCCTATCAAAAAACGGAATCTATTAACGCTAACTTTCCATTTGAGTTAAAAGTAGACCAGTCAGGTAACCAGGCGTTGTTATTTGATTTGCCTGGTCTAGCTCCCTTTTCCAGCCAAGTTGTCAATATAACCGCTGTAGTAAAGCTGGCCGATAAACCTCAACCATCTACTTTGGAAGACCCACGCTACCTTGGAAGTGAGCCGGGGATTGAAACAAAAGCACCAGAAATAGTCTCTCTAGCCTCTAAACTCAATGGTAATCCAGAAAAGATTAGTAGTTGGCTTTATCGCAATATCAGAGATATCGGCTATGTTGCCGAAGACAGAGGAGCGAGCTACGCAATAACAGCTCGGCAAGGAGACTGTACCGAATTTGCGTCGGCCTTTGTTGCGTTAACTCGATCTTCAAATATTCCGGCCCGTATGGTTGGGGGATTCACTATTGATAGTTCAGGTCGCTTATTTGCTGAAAATTATCACAACTGGGCTGAATACAAGGCTAATGATCAGTGGGAAATTGCTGATCCGCAGAATAATATACTGAATGCCGGATATGGATCCTATGTTGCATTTTATAACTTCGACGAGTATTCACGCTTGAAAAATAGTCAGCGTTTTTTGATTTATGACAAACGTCTGAGTGTGCAAATGCAATAG